One Chryseobacterium wanjuense genomic region harbors:
- a CDS encoding DUF1896 domain-containing protein, with protein METEKKELSYFRLRLQELLDTSYPELRGNTGFIDQRSQDAAFTYQEAFKSGNSIEQCDMVADFVLFEGLHFSKFDTIFQVVCEEFDTIMADEELRPFALKMMSVCEPVFGGYELTDDFAYTTDYDLLYTELIGTIQLWIEDHGLQ; from the coding sequence ATGGAAACAGAAAAAAAAGAGCTGTCGTACTTCAGATTACGACTACAGGAACTACTTGATACCAGTTACCCTGAACTACGGGGTAATACAGGATTTATAGACCAGCGGTCCCAAGATGCTGCATTCACCTACCAGGAAGCTTTCAAATCAGGAAATTCGATAGAGCAATGTGATATGGTTGCTGATTTCGTCTTATTTGAAGGACTTCATTTTTCCAAATTTGATACGATATTCCAGGTGGTGTGTGAAGAATTTGATACAATCATGGCAGATGAAGAGCTGCGACCTTTTGCCCTAAAAATGATGTCTGTATGTGAACCCGTTTTCGGTGGTTACGAACTTACCGATGACTTTGCGTATACAACGGACTACGATCTTCTGTATACGGAGCTGATCGGTACTATCCAACTATGGATCGAAGATCATGGGCTTCAGTAA
- a CDS encoding type IA DNA topoisomerase produces MKAVIAEKPSVAREIAFLLGASEKKDGYLEGNGYLITWALGHLVALGMPIDYGLSGFQKENLPILPDPFILTVRKLKKDKTYAPDPAALKQLKIIGQVINRADSIIVATDAGREGELIFRFIYEYLKCNKPFERLWISSLTEKAIRKGFENLKPGSEFEGLYRAAESRSRADWLVGINASQALSISAGSGSYSLGRVQTPTLALICTRYFDHKNFTVKDYFQIELDHRKDYTEFKSLSQTRWDNKKQAEDALRVIGREEKVTITAVEIKAVTEQPPLLFDLTGLQKAANKSLGLSAEETLEIAQSLYEKQYITYPRTGSNYISEDVWPEIPGLVRTLTDRESFKEALNDIPWGRFNKRIVNDLKVTDHHGLLITEKLPSDLPARENTIYDMIALRLLEAVSQPCLKELTQAHVQVLHYDFIVKGSKTIQPGWRSVQGSSSDEVTELVQELPKFQKGEELKIKNAKVLEKKTKPPVLYDEAALLTAMETAGKAIENEEERKALQNIGIGTPATRAAIIETLFARNYITREKRSLIPTEKGLQVYQLVADKKIANAAMTAEWELVLQKIENGEADASMFQKDIEQYTDSITHELLTASIHTDLQPDLTCPKCKGHRLLIRDTVVKCPGEDCRWLQYRKICGISISLSDIESLVLRGRTSLIKGMKSAAGKKFDAYIILNEKAESSFEFPQNKGRRK; encoded by the coding sequence ATGAAAGCAGTAATAGCAGAAAAACCAAGTGTAGCAAGGGAAATAGCTTTCCTTCTGGGTGCTTCGGAAAAAAAAGATGGGTATCTGGAAGGAAATGGTTATCTAATCACCTGGGCTTTGGGCCATTTAGTGGCACTGGGGATGCCCATAGATTATGGATTATCTGGATTTCAAAAGGAAAACCTGCCTATCCTGCCTGATCCCTTTATATTAACAGTACGAAAACTAAAAAAGGATAAAACATACGCACCCGATCCGGCGGCTTTAAAACAACTGAAGATTATCGGTCAGGTAATTAATCGCGCAGACAGTATTATCGTTGCAACTGATGCAGGTCGGGAAGGTGAGCTTATCTTCCGTTTCATATACGAATATCTGAAATGCAACAAACCATTTGAAAGACTTTGGATCAGCTCTCTGACAGAGAAAGCTATCCGAAAAGGTTTTGAGAATCTTAAACCGGGAAGTGAATTTGAAGGGTTGTATCGGGCAGCGGAAAGCCGGAGCCGTGCTGACTGGCTGGTAGGGATCAATGCCTCACAAGCGCTTTCTATTTCCGCCGGAAGTGGCTCATATTCGCTTGGAAGAGTACAGACCCCGACACTGGCACTCATATGTACTCGATATTTTGATCACAAGAACTTTACGGTTAAAGATTACTTTCAGATTGAACTTGACCACCGAAAGGACTATACAGAATTTAAAAGCCTTTCCCAAACCCGATGGGATAATAAAAAACAGGCCGAGGATGCGCTGAGGGTTATCGGTCGTGAAGAAAAAGTCACAATCACTGCTGTAGAGATAAAAGCTGTTACAGAGCAGCCACCTTTGTTATTTGATTTAACGGGTCTTCAGAAAGCAGCCAATAAAAGCCTCGGACTCTCAGCGGAGGAAACATTGGAAATCGCTCAAAGCCTTTACGAAAAGCAGTACATAACCTATCCCCGCACCGGAAGTAATTATATTTCTGAAGACGTGTGGCCGGAGATACCGGGTCTTGTTCGCACTTTGACAGACAGAGAATCCTTCAAGGAGGCCTTGAACGATATTCCGTGGGGACGTTTTAATAAACGCATTGTCAATGATTTGAAAGTAACGGATCATCATGGGCTGCTCATCACTGAAAAGCTACCATCTGATTTACCCGCCAGGGAGAATACCATTTACGATATGATCGCTCTGAGATTGCTTGAAGCCGTATCACAACCTTGTCTGAAAGAACTTACCCAAGCCCATGTTCAGGTGCTACATTACGATTTTATTGTAAAAGGTTCTAAAACTATCCAACCCGGCTGGCGCAGTGTTCAGGGAAGTTCATCAGATGAAGTTACTGAACTGGTACAAGAACTTCCTAAGTTTCAAAAGGGTGAAGAACTGAAGATAAAAAATGCCAAGGTACTAGAAAAAAAGACCAAGCCTCCAGTCTTGTATGATGAAGCAGCACTGCTCACAGCTATGGAAACTGCAGGCAAGGCAATCGAAAATGAAGAGGAACGTAAAGCCTTGCAAAACATTGGGATCGGCACACCCGCCACAAGGGCGGCTATAATAGAAACACTTTTTGCCAGGAATTACATTACAAGAGAAAAGAGATCCCTGATTCCTACTGAAAAGGGGCTTCAGGTGTACCAGCTGGTTGCTGACAAAAAGATTGCGAATGCAGCAATGACAGCAGAGTGGGAACTGGTTCTGCAAAAAATAGAAAATGGAGAAGCCGATGCGTCAATGTTTCAGAAGGATATTGAACAATATACCGATAGTATTACTCATGAACTGCTGACTGCTTCAATTCATACTGATCTACAGCCTGATCTCACCTGCCCAAAATGCAAGGGTCATAGACTTCTTATAAGGGATACTGTTGTGAAATGCCCGGGTGAAGATTGCCGCTGGTTACAGTACCGAAAAATCTGTGGCATTAGCATTAGTCTTTCCGATATTGAATCTCTTGTTTTAAGGGGTAGAACATCACTTATTAAAGGAATGAAAAGTGCAGCAGGCAAAAAGTTCGATGCGTATATTATTCTTAATGAAAAAGCAGAATCGTCCTTTGAATTTCCGCAAAACAAAGGGCGAAGGAAATAA